The following are encoded together in the Leptospira langatensis genome:
- a CDS encoding beta-class carbonic anhydrase, whose amino-acid sequence MSNSTLLQKEVSQIHKEVIEANQKYVSEFGKKGELALPPARSFTILTCMDARLDPAKYAGLAEGDAHVIRNAGGRASDDAIRSLVISHKLLGTKEFFVIHHTDCGMALFTDPIIRKLLSKSLKTATIDSNGWRNLEESGGSDEAAHISFLTFEDLEKSVIEDVGRIRNHPLIPKDIPIYGYYYDVKTGKLVEVQEATRIGRAS is encoded by the coding sequence ATGTCAAACAGTACTTTACTACAAAAGGAAGTCAGCCAGATCCACAAAGAAGTGATCGAGGCGAATCAAAAGTATGTCTCCGAGTTCGGTAAGAAGGGTGAACTGGCCCTTCCTCCGGCCAGAAGTTTTACGATCCTGACTTGCATGGACGCCCGATTGGATCCGGCCAAGTATGCGGGTCTTGCCGAGGGAGACGCGCACGTTATCCGAAACGCAGGAGGAAGAGCAAGCGACGACGCTATTCGTTCTTTGGTGATCTCTCATAAGCTACTCGGGACCAAGGAATTTTTCGTGATCCATCATACCGATTGCGGGATGGCGCTTTTTACGGATCCGATCATCCGAAAGCTATTATCCAAGAGCCTTAAAACTGCGACAATTGATTCAAACGGCTGGAGGAATTTAGAGGAATCGGGAGGCTCCGACGAGGCGGCTCATATTTCTTTTCTTACGTTTGAAGATCTGGAGAAGAGCGTGATCGAGGATGTGGGTCGCATTCGAAATCATCCTCTGATCCCGAAGGACATTCCGATCTATGGCTACTATTATGATGTGAAAACCGGTAAATTGGTGGAAGTACAAGAAGCTACTAGGATCGGAAGGGCCTCTTGA
- a CDS encoding methionine ABC transporter permease, protein MSLEKWQSLLPDLSVAFGQTFLMLSISLSIALVFGIPLGFLIYLTDKKLFLKNKFTYSILGGLANLIRSIPFVILLVALIPLTQFLVGTTIGPLAASVSLSVAAIPFLARLVETSLREIPDGVLEAAVSTGANLLLIIKEVLVPEALPGILSGITVTTISLLGFSAMAGIVGGGGIGDLAIRFGYYRYEDDIMLSTVLVLVVIVQIFQWFGDFVRKKSDRRIRD, encoded by the coding sequence TTTGGACAGACCTTCCTCATGTTGAGTATCTCCCTTAGCATTGCATTGGTATTTGGTATTCCTTTAGGATTTCTTATTTATCTTACTGACAAGAAGCTTTTCCTGAAAAACAAATTCACCTACTCCATATTAGGTGGACTGGCAAATTTGATCCGCTCGATCCCTTTCGTGATCCTTCTAGTAGCATTGATCCCGCTCACCCAATTCTTGGTCGGGACTACCATAGGCCCATTAGCTGCCTCCGTGTCCCTGTCTGTGGCAGCTATTCCCTTCTTAGCAAGGTTAGTCGAAACATCATTGAGAGAAATTCCCGATGGGGTTCTGGAAGCGGCGGTTTCTACTGGAGCCAACCTTCTACTTATTATTAAGGAAGTCTTAGTGCCGGAAGCGTTACCTGGTATTCTCTCCGGTATCACAGTCACCACGATCAGTCTACTCGGCTTCTCCGCGATGGCGGGCATCGTAGGCGGAGGAGGGATCGGAGATCTGGCCATACGGTTCGGCTACTATCGATACGAGGACGATATCATGCTATCAACCGTACTTGTCTTAGTGGTGATCGTGCAGATCTTTCAGTGGTTCGGCGATTTCGTTCGCAAAAAGAGCGATAGAAGGATCCGAGATTAA